The nucleotide sequence AATATACAGCAAGGTAAGGTGTTATCCAAACAGGTATGATAGCAAAAGAAGAAACACGAGTTTTTGAATCGAATGAGCTTGCCAAGGTTTTGTTTGGTGTTAATAACGAAAACCTTAAGGTTATAGAAAATAATTTTGGTATAAAACTCAATGTACGGGGTAATGTCCTTAATTACAGTGGTGAGACGGAAACTGTTAAATTGGTTAATGTATTATTGTCAGAGCTCTATAACGTAGTGGATAAAGGATACGCAGTAAGCCCACGCGATATTTCAAACGCAATTGCCATAAAAAAGGAAGATATTACCATAGACCTGAGTTCTATCTTTCTTGACGATGCGCTTATAAATCTTAAAAAGAAAAAGATCGTACCAAAGAGCTTAAACCAAAAATTCTATCTTGATGCTATAAAAAAATACGATATTGTTATAGCAATAGGGCCTGCCGGAACTGGGAAAACATATCTTGCAATGGCAATGGCACTTATTATGCTTTTACGTAAAGAGGTTGATAGAATCATACTTACAAGACCTGCGGTTGAGGCGGGAGAGAAGCTTGGTTTTTTGCCTGGGGATATAGCCGAAAAGGTATCCCCGTATTTGAGGCCGCTTTATGATGCGTTATACGATATGATGGATCAGGACCGCGTAAATGAATTGATATATAAAGGTGTTATTGAGGTGGCCCCGCTTGCTTTCATGAGAGGCAGAACCCTGAATGATGCGTTTATTGTACTTGACGAGGCTCAGAATACGACATCCGAACAGATGAAGATGTTTTTGACAAGGATCGGATTTAATTCCAAAGCCATTGTAACTGGTGATATAACACAAATAGATCTTCCAAAGGATAAGAACTCGGGACTTGTGGAAAGTATTAAGATACTTTCCGACATAGATGGCATTAAGTTTATCAGATTTTCAGAAGTTGATATTGTAAGGCACAGGCTTATTCAGGAAATAATCAAAGCTTATGAAAATTATGGACAAAAAAATAATACACATAAGATAGAATGAATCTCATTAATACGACTAAATCCCGATTGATCTCATTTTATTCGGCATCTTTAAAAAAGATGCATACCGTCTCAATTGTGAATACACATCCTGAGATCGTCAAAACGGTCTTCATAGCAATCATTAGCATAATCATCGGCATAATTGTAGCTCCTGTAACAAATATAAAGCCTATAAAAAGTTATCATATAGGGGACATAGCTAGACAGACAATCCATGCACCGGAGGATATACACGCTATTGATACCGTAGGAACAAAAAAGTATATAGAAAATTTAATCCGGTCCCTGCCTCCCGTTTATAGATATAACCCTTTTACAAAACAGCATGTTTTTTATATGCTCATAAAGGTTTTCCGTACCGGAAGATTCATGATTGCATCGCATAATACCCTGAACGAGATAACGGATAAAATAAACGGCTATTTAGAGAAATTCTCGGGCCAAACATTATCCCAGGGCACGATCTCCTTTCTATATAAAAGGAACTTTAGCAAATATTACGAAGATAATTTAATAAGCGTGATGCAGAAATTTTATGATAAATATAAAATAGTGGTTAAGCTCAATGACGTACAAAGCCATACAAGCACTGGTATACTATTAAATACAAGAGGTGTTGGTAAATCATATATACATGATTTAAACAATTTTGTAGATCAACAAAATGCAAAAAGCCCTTTGTTTGACTTGATTACCGTTACTTTCCCTCAATTGTCTATCAACGATTATATAGTACTTACAAACTTTGCAGAAAATTTTATTGTACCGGATGTTAGGTATGATGAAGAGGCAACAGCTGCAATAATCGCAAAGGCAAAGCAAGCTTCAAAACCCGTTCTAATACATATCAGAAAGGGAGAAACGATCATAAGAGAAGGTGAAGAAATCAATTCAAGTGTTTTTGCAAAATTAAAAGTTCTCACCGGTAATAGGATGGTTGTGTACTGGTATGCTTATGCATTACTGTACGCAATCATAACCTTTATATCCATTTTTGCAGTGGTTGAATTCTCTCAGAAAAACATACGGAAGTTCCGGGTAAGCTTAAAAGACAGCATGTTCCTTTCCATAGTGCTTTTGCTTACCATCATATTTGCAAGACTCTCAACCATGTTTGTTAATATCCATGAAATTGGTTCATTTATAATACCGTCCTCAGCCTATTATTACGCAGTACCAATAGCGTTTGGGGCGATGATCGTCAGACTTATACTTAATTCAGAGATAGCAATAGGTTTTAGCATAATAGCGGGTTTACTATCTTCTATCACGGTATCCGATGGTATGTTTATACCTCTATACTTTATAATAAGCGGTATAGTTGGTGCACATACACTTGCAAGATGCGAGCAGAGAACTTCCATAATTAAGGGCGGCGTAATTGTAGGTATTGTTGATATACTGCTTGTAACATCGTTTATGTTTATAAATGGAACCGACACATTGGATACATTTATTATAAATGGATCTATGGCGTTTTTGGCAGGCATCGTTTCCGCCATACTTGTTACAGGACTTACAGCAGTTTTTGAATCCATTTTTGGATACGCAACAGATATAAAATTACTTGAACTTGCAAACCTCGAGAATCCTTTATTAAAAGAACTTTTTGTTTCAGCGCCCGGAAGTTACTACCACAGTATGATGACAGCAACCCTTGCTGAAGCAGCAGCGTCATCCATTCATGCAAATCCATTACTTTCGAGAACGGGCTCATATTACCATGACATTGGAAAGATCAAGATGCCCGATTATTTCATAGAAAATCAGGCGAACATGGCAAACAAACACGATAAACTGCTCCCGAGCATGAGCAGTCTTATAATCATATCACACGTAAAGGAAGGTAGGGAGCTTGCAAAGGCATACAAAATTCCGGATAAGATCATCAATATTATCGAGCAGCATCATGGCACAAGCCTTGTTAAGTTCTTTTACGAAAAGGCAAAAGAGAAGAACGGTATAGATATAAAAGAAGAGGAATTCCATTATCATGGACCAAAACCCCAGATAAGAGAAACGGGTATTGTTATGCTTGCCGATGCTGTTGAGGCGGCGTCAAGAACTTTGAAAGAACCGAATCCAGCCCAGATAAAGGCGATGGTCGAAAAGATCGTGAATAATAAATTTATGGATGGCCAGCTTGATGAATGTACACTTACATTGCACGACATAAATGAGATTAAAAAGAGTTTCATAAAAATATTAGTAGCCATTTTCCACAAAAGGGTTGACTATCCTGGTTTTAAGTTCAATCAATTGTCCAACAAAACAAATGGATATTCAAATATCGTTCCATTACCGAAGAACAGATAAGCCTTTTAAGGTTGTAAGAACTTCCTTAAAGCGGTTTGCTCTAAATATAAAAACATCTTCAAGAATATATGTCGCTCTGGTAAGCGATAAAACAATACAAAAACTCAATGCAGAGTTCCTAAAAAAGGATAAACCTACTAATGTCATGTCTTTTGAAATGAATCAAATAGAGCCTGAAAGCGGTCTGCTCGTTACCGGAGAGATCATCATATCGGTTGACACAGCAAGAAAAGAGGCTTTAAACGCAGGCATACCACTTGAGCAGAGGCTGATCGAGCTTTTTGTTCACGGTTACGTCCATCTGCTTGGTCTTGATCATACAAAAGGTAGAGCAGAGGCACTAAAGATGAAAAAGAAAGAACAATATTTTTTACAAATGTTTGATTAAGATAACATTATGCCATGGATTCTATCGATCATTTCCGGCTTATTGATTGGATTTAGCTTTCCGAGGTACGGTGTTTCCATATTTGCGTGGTTTGCATTTGTACCGCTTTTATTGGCTTTAAGAAATTCTACAAACGGTAAAAGCTATGTTTACGGATTTTTGACCGGCATTATTGCCAACATTATTATTCTTTACTGGGTTGTCGTTGCAATGAATAAATACGGCGGCATAAACATTGTCGTTAGCATTATTGCACTGATCCTGCTTTCAATAATCATGAGCGGATTATATTACGGAACTTTTACATTTATTATAAACTTGTTCGGAAATGCGTCTATTGTTGGTGAGTTCATTTATGTCCCTGTTTTATGGGTTTTACTTGAATATATAAAAACATTCCTTTTTTCCGGGTTCCCATGGGAGCTGCTTGGTTACTCTCAATACCGTGATTTGGCACTTATTCAGGTTTCAAGATTTACAGCCGTGTACGGCGTATCATTCATTATAATGCTCTTTAATACCCTGCTCTACGAGATCATCGTATGGTGGTATGATATTGAGAGAATAAGAACAGCAAAATACCCGTGGATATTTCTTAAGGTTATTGCTGTATTTTTGCTGACAACCATAAGCCTTGTTTATGGAGAGATAAAAATGAATAGTATAAATAATGCCATAAAAAAAACCAAAACCACACTAAATGTGAGCCTTATACAGGGCAATATCGATCAGAGTATCAAGTGGAACCG is from Deltaproteobacteria bacterium and encodes:
- a CDS encoding HDIG domain-containing protein, giving the protein MNLINTTKSRLISFYSASLKKMHTVSIVNTHPEIVKTVFIAIISIIIGIIVAPVTNIKPIKSYHIGDIARQTIHAPEDIHAIDTVGTKKYIENLIRSLPPVYRYNPFTKQHVFYMLIKVFRTGRFMIASHNTLNEITDKINGYLEKFSGQTLSQGTISFLYKRNFSKYYEDNLISVMQKFYDKYKIVVKLNDVQSHTSTGILLNTRGVGKSYIHDLNNFVDQQNAKSPLFDLITVTFPQLSINDYIVLTNFAENFIVPDVRYDEEATAAIIAKAKQASKPVLIHIRKGETIIREGEEINSSVFAKLKVLTGNRMVVYWYAYALLYAIITFISIFAVVEFSQKNIRKFRVSLKDSMFLSIVLLLTIIFARLSTMFVNIHEIGSFIIPSSAYYYAVPIAFGAMIVRLILNSEIAIGFSIIAGLLSSITVSDGMFIPLYFIISGIVGAHTLARCEQRTSIIKGGVIVGIVDILLVTSFMFINGTDTLDTFIINGSMAFLAGIVSAILVTGLTAVFESIFGYATDIKLLELANLENPLLKELFVSAPGSYYHSMMTATLAEAAASSIHANPLLSRTGSYYHDIGKIKMPDYFIENQANMANKHDKLLPSMSSLIIISHVKEGRELAKAYKIPDKIINIIEQHHGTSLVKFFYEKAKEKNGIDIKEEEFHYHGPKPQIRETGIVMLADAVEAASRTLKEPNPAQIKAMVEKIVNNKFMDGQLDECTLTLHDINEIKKSFIKILVAIFHKRVDYPGFKFNQLSNKTNGYSNIVPLPKNR
- a CDS encoding PhoH family protein, producing the protein MIAKEETRVFESNELAKVLFGVNNENLKVIENNFGIKLNVRGNVLNYSGETETVKLVNVLLSELYNVVDKGYAVSPRDISNAIAIKKEDITIDLSSIFLDDALINLKKKKIVPKSLNQKFYLDAIKKYDIVIAIGPAGTGKTYLAMAMALIMLLRKEVDRIILTRPAVEAGEKLGFLPGDIAEKVSPYLRPLYDALYDMMDQDRVNELIYKGVIEVAPLAFMRGRTLNDAFIVLDEAQNTTSEQMKMFLTRIGFNSKAIVTGDITQIDLPKDKNSGLVESIKILSDIDGIKFIRFSEVDIVRHRLIQEIIKAYENYGQKNNTHKIE
- the ybeY gene encoding rRNA maturation RNase YbeY, which codes for MDIQISFHYRRTDKPFKVVRTSLKRFALNIKTSSRIYVALVSDKTIQKLNAEFLKKDKPTNVMSFEMNQIEPESGLLVTGEIIISVDTARKEALNAGIPLEQRLIELFVHGYVHLLGLDHTKGRAEALKMKKKEQYFLQMFD